AATACAGTCAATTGCTTTTTAGTATAAATGGGTTTTATTCCTGGTATAATAGGAACGACAATTCCCATCTCTCTGCATTGTTTTACAAAGTCAAAGTACTTGGAATTGTCAAAAAATAATTGTGTAACAATATACTCAGCACCTAAATCTACTTTTTGCTTCAAATACTGTAAATCTGTTTTCATATTGGGTGCTTCAAAATGTTTTTCTGGATAACCAGCCACACCAATACAAAAATTTGTTTTGTAATCTTGTGCCAACTCTGGCTCTAACAAAATCCCTTTATTTAGGTTAGAAACCTGCTGTAATAATTCACTGGCATAGGAATGACCATCGACCTCAGCTTTAAAATAGGTTTCGGATTTGATGGGATCACCACGCAAAACCAAAACATTATCTATTCCTAAAAAGTTTAAGTCAATGAGTGCATTTTCTGTTTCTTCCTTGTTGAAGCCTCCACAAATAATATGAGGAACGGTATCCACCTGATATTTATTCATAATAGCCGCACATATCCCTACTGTTCCTGGTCGCTTGCGTACTGCTCGCCTTTGCAATAAGCCATTGGGTTTTGTCTTGTAGATGTGTTCTTCTCTGTGATAGGTCACATCAATAAATGGTGGCTTAAATTCCATGAGAGGATCAATGGAATCAAAAATAGACTGTATTCCCTGCCCCTTTAAAGGAGGTAATATTTCAAAAGAAAATAAGGTCTCTTGAGCCTGTTCTAAATAGTCTGTAATCTTCATTTTAATCTTTGTTTTGTATTAATACGCTAAGTTTGGAGCTAACCATTTTTCTTCTACTTCAACGCTAGTTCCTTTTCGCTGTGCTAAACTTTTTATTTGATCTTTTTGAATTTTTCCCAAACCAAAATACTTGGATTGAGGGTGTGAAAAATATAATCCACTGACCGATGCGGAAGGATACATAGCTAGACTTTCAGTCAAGGAAACACCTATGTTTTTTTGAGCATTCAACAGTTTGAAAATCGTTTCCTTTTGGGTGTGGTCTGGACAAGCTGGATAGCCTGGCGCCGGTCGAATACCTTGATAGTGTTCTTTGATTAAACTTTCATTGTCTAAGCTTTCATTGGAAGAATAGCCCCAATACTCTGTTCTGACTTTATGGTGCATAAATTCGGTACATGCTTCAGCTAATCTATCGGCTAATGCCTTTAGCATGATGGATGAATAATCGTCATTTTCCTCTTCGAAACGAGTAAGATGTTTTTCTATTCCTAAGCCAGCTGTACAGACAAAAGCTCCTAAATAATCGGCTAAATTAGTGCTTTGAGGGGCAATGAAATCGGCTAAGGCTAGGTTATTGGCTTGAGCTGATTTTTGAGTTTGTTGCCTTAGTGTTTGAATTGTTGCTAATGATCGCTTTCTGCTATCATCGTGGTACAAATGAATGTCGTCCTCTTCACTATTCGCTGCCCAAATACCTATTACCGCTTTGACTTGAAGCCATTTTTCCGAAACTATTTGCTTCAACATCGTTTGAGCATCAGCAAACAAGTCTTGCACTTGTAATCCAATGACCTCATCTTCCAAAAGCTGCGGGAATTTGCCATGTAGCTCCCACGACTGAAAAAAGGGTGTCCAATCAATAAACGGAATTAAACTATCAATTTTAATTTCCTCGAAAATCTCAACCCCTAACTTTTTAGGTTTGTATAAGTCTTCCTCACGCCATTCAATAGATAGTTTATTTTTACGTGCTTCCTGTATTGACAAATACGATTTTTGTGTTTTTCGTTGCAAATAATTTTCCCTCAATGCTGTATATTCTTTAGAAATACCATCAAAATACTCGGCTTGCATAACTTGATTAGCAACTGTTACAGAACGCGAAGCATCTATCACATGAACTACTTTTTCGTTATGAGGTGCAATTTTAACAGCAGTATGTACCCTAGATGTAGTAGCACCGCCAACGAGCAAAGGAATATTAATATTCTTATTTTTCATCTCTTTAGCTATGTGCACCATCTCATCCAATGAAGGTGTAATCAATCCACTTAATCCAATAATATCTACTTGCTGCTTTTGGGCTTCCTCTAATATTTTTTCCATTGGCACCATTACGCCTAAATCAATCACCTCATAGTTATTACATGCCAACACCACACCTACAATATTCTTACCAATATCATGGACATCCCCTTTGACGGTTGCTAATAAAACCTTTCCCGCTTTTGTCGATAGACTATTTGCTTTAGACATATAGGGTTCTAAAATGGCAACGGCTTTTTTCATTACTCTTGCACTTTTGACTACCTGTGGCAAGAACATTTTACCACTTCCGAACAAGTCACCAACTACATTCATACCGTCCATTAGTGGCCCTTCAATAACGTCTAAGGGTTGACCTAACTTTTGTCTAGCTTCTTCTGCATCTTCGTCTATATATTCTATCCAACCGTTAATGAGAGCATGTTGCAAACGGTCTTCTACCGATTTTTTTCGCCATTCTAAATTATTGACTTTAACTACTTTCTTTTGGTCTTTTACCGTCTCGGCAAACTCTAAGAGTTTCTCCGTTGCATCGCTACTTTTATTGAGAAGAACGGCTTCTACCCTTTCTAATAATTCTTTAGGGATTTCTTCATAAACCTCTATCATGCCTGCATTTACAATGCCCATATCTAAACCCGCTTTGATAGCATGAAACAAAAAAGCAGAGTGCATAGCCTCTCTAACGGTATTGTTGCCTCTGAAGGAAAAAGATATGTTACTGACTCCTCCACTAACTTTAGCTAGCGGTAAGTTGTCTTTAATCCATTGGGTAGCATTAATAAAATCAAGTGCATAATTGTTATGTTCATCTAGTCCTGTAGCAACAGTGAGAATGTTTGGATCAAAGATGATGTCTTGTGGTGGAAAATCTACTTGTTCCGTTAATAAAGTGTAAGCGCGTTGACAAATTTCTATCCTACGCTGGTAGTTATCGGCTTGACCCTGCTCATCAAAAGCCATAACGATAACTGCCGCTCCATATCGTTTGATTAATCTGGCTCGTTCAATGAATGTTTTTTCACCATCTTTCAAGGATATAGAATTGACAATACCCTTCCCTTGAATACATTGTAAGGCCACCTCTATAATCTCCCATTTAGAAGAATCTATCATAATGGGCACTTTACAAATGTCGGGTTCAGAAGCTATGAGATTAAGAAAATGCACCATGGCGTTTTGACCGTCAATTAAACCATCATCCATATTAATGTCTATAACTTGAGCTCCTGCTTCAACTTGTTGTCTAGCTACCGACAAAGCCGTCTAGTAATCGTCAGCCTTGATGAGTTTTCTAAATCGAGGAGATCCCGTCACATTTGTGCGCTCGCCGATATTTAAAAAGTTAGTCTCAGTGGTGTATGTCAAAGCTTCAAGACCGCTTAACTTTAGATTTGGCGCTTGTTCCTTTTTCTTCCGCGGGGTATACTTTAGAACCATTTGCGCAAAGGCTTTAATGTGCTCTGGTGTAGTGCCACAACAACCCCCTACTATATTGACAAGCCCATCTTTCACAAAATCCTCCAACTGAAGTGCCATAGCATCAGGCGATTCATCATAGCCCCCCATTTCGTTAGGCAGTCCTGCATTGGGGTATGCACTGACATAAAAATTGGAATTCCTAGACAAGTCTTTGACATGAGGTTTCATCGCTGATGCACCTAATGCACAATTAAAACCAACCGATAGTAAGGGAATATGAGAAATGGAATTTAAAAAGGCTTCAGCTGTTTGCCCTGAAAGTGTGCGACCACTAGCATCGGTAATAGTTCCAGACACCATAATGGGCAAGCGTTTATTTCTTTGCTCAAATATTTCTTCAATAGCGAATAATGCTGCTTTACAATTGAGGGTGTCAAAGACGGTTTCTACCAAAATTATATCAACTCCACCATCCATTAGAGCATTAATTTGCAAAGCATACGCTTCTTTGAGCTGATTAAAAGTTATGGCCCTATAAGCTGGGTTATTTACATCCGGTGACAAGGATGCTGTTCGATTGGTTGGACCAATAGCTCCTGCTACAAATCGAGGTTTGTGAGGCTCATTGGCTGTAAATTCTAAAGCTACCTCTTTAGCAATTTTAGCTGACTGAAAGTTAATGTCATAAACGCTATCTTCTAACTGATAATCGGCTTGGGCAATGATTGTTCCACTAAAGGTATTTGTTTCCACAATATCTGCCCCTGCCTTAAAATATTCAGCGTGAATACCTTTAATAATATCTGGCCTGGTGATTGAGAGCAAATCATTATTGCCTTTCAGACTACAAGGGTGATTTTTAAAACGTTGACCTCTAAAATCAGACTCTTGTAAATCATGGCGTTGTATCATTGTTCCCATAGCACCATCGAGAACAAGTATGCGTTTTTGAAGTAAATTTTCTAGAGTAAATTCCATAAAACAAGTTATTTAAATTTTAAAATAACCTATCTTGAAAGAAGTAAAAATGGAATTGATTTTTCTCATCTACCTTCGATTCAATCGAAGTGGGAGTTAGCACCCTGCTTGGTCAGGGTTGCTAAGACATCATCGGGCCCAATCCCTCAGTCTTTCTTGATAAGTTGATACAAATGTAAGCTGAAATTAATTTAGAATGCAAAAAAATTAATGAATTTATTTTTTTAATTTCGCAGACGATTTAATAAGTGGATAAATTTGGCTGATTGCAACCACTCCTAAAAAAATGCTAAAACAGGAATGACTTCGCAACGGCTATTTTCACTTAAGTTTAATAATTCTAATACAATAGAAAATGGCTTATTTTTTCACCTCAGAATCCGTATCAGAAGGACATCCTGATAAAG
The genomic region above belongs to Flavobacteriales bacterium and contains:
- the metF gene encoding methylenetetrahydrofolate reductase [NAD(P)H]; protein product: MKITDYLEQAQETLFSFEILPPLKGQGIQSIFDSIDPLMEFKPPFIDVTYHREEHIYKTKPNGLLQRRAVRKRPGTVGICAAIMNKYQVDTVPHIICGGFNKEETENALIDLNFLGIDNVLVLRGDPIKSETYFKAEVDGHSYASELLQQVSNLNKGILLEPELAQDYKTNFCIGVAGYPEKHFEAPNMKTDLQYLKQKVDLGAEYIVTQLFFDNSKYFDFVKQCREMGIVVPIIPGIKPIYTKKQLTVLPQRFYMDIPSELSEGVMKCKDNKEVRQFGVEWAIEQCKELKASGAPCLHFYTMGNSDNIYKIASELF